One Plasmodium vivax chromosome 13, whole genome shotgun sequence genomic region harbors:
- a CDS encoding coatamer protein, beta subunit, putative (encoded by transcript PVX_085050A) has translation MGSPELEKNCTLYICTDNCETASNSEIQKKLESQNVEKKIEGMEHLIFNIIQGEPCGNLLMCVIRFIVPHKDHRLKKLTHIFFEVVDKCKSDGSLKEEMLLVCNALRNDIISPNEYVRGSTLRLLSKIKNLKIIEPLIEAITKNLSHRHSYVRKNAISCIHTIIKEHGGDVIPNSVKEVEKILFLENDISTKRSALSMLIDVDPMTTLKYILSLNDQLYDTADVILLEVIHLFKKLYIPHVFDSSFLLIGDEDEEGEAEEEEDKSGGYQSDGEIDLFAYLLSGEEAPLQQGGAPVGKRTIHTTGMNQALGSHLLSGSNPLGGTPHRSNESSGGMLNVLSEEIQFRKNKLCESDYSQYKSNVVKILLNMMSKNVSNSVLYEGACCLLYMSSSEVSIKTASECFIKLLINQHDNNIKLIVIDRLYYIMCKWKKVLESYVMDLLRALNFPSRDIKVKILNLVLHILSSRNVHLVLGVLKKELLKLNTTVMYSKNVFANGGGGNGNAVVGPSNAGASGGSASPSGAPTPGVSSVGETNTVGNNLSTNYQEMISYKKILLKSMQHICNMFSNECLSMVDLLLTYVNDEEREINYEAAVCIRKLANNPSLQSTILQKIGDVIFDVKQPHILRIFFWVLGQYMQGEELILKFLDKLYEHLVPLLGSNIQSETINRLQSEKFKKSKMVMNFNANSSPASPTIQTKTVVLEDGTYATEAVWKKQSAAAPGDDSPPGELTPFAYNLLADNDDLLLSVLCVCITKLYLKLVAAVGGEPFRFLGGAARSADGGAVDKKCATASPPKSAANSANAFRNKGIYILASVVKYLGQKNASKSALDAHYNDSNVVRVSQCLKIFLNVTCSMGTLDDSAKKLIRTFLSGDEYYQKFLHREGEKYSSVYSSVYPSSYRQLGVPLPGASPLGDATTDGDHLGEGPMETPKGVTTLPPPPTQPKENKQSVDDEIYFRILKEKKNVLNILEERSTLMEERSTLMEERSSSLMDERAVLMEENLEKLKLKYTLSNDILFGENEFKLPSFKHDCSSLFMAKLYNSQRLTGTDDDLFIEAVPIVSNVNLIVEFYIYNQSGAYLQSIFISLSTHGNLKPIDKIPEFNLAPNEKRKFKITVKVHTTEAGIIFGYVFYERKNENRKNYIVLSELHINMTDYISASFISSHLFRVMWSEFEWENKINISTSIRDAFELLKLIIKHTNMTIVEKFMPLEYYEKEAKNRPEQANVSPIDIYISYISSLEDLKCLVNNSAFFAVNLFSRSIFGEDSLANLSVQKNPDGRLSGSIRVRSRTQGIALSLGDKITLVQTGLSMETQ, from the exons ATGGGAAGCCCCGAGCTCGAGAAGAACTGCACGCTGTACATCTGCACGGACAACTGCGAAACGGCGTCGAACAGCGAAATCCAAAAAAAGCTGGAGAGCCAAAatgtagagaaaaaaatagaaggcATGGAGCacctcatttttaacatcatACAGGGAGAGCCATGTGGCAATTTGCTCATGTGTGTCATCCGGTTCATAGTGCCTCATAAGGACCACCGGTTAAAGAAGCTAACTCATATCTTCTTCGAAGTGGTAGACAAATGCAAGAGCGATGGGAGTCTGAAGGAGGAAATGCTTCTCGTTTGTAACGCCTTGAGGAATGACATCATCTCCCCTAATGAGTACGTGAGGGGGTCCACGCTGAGGCTACtaagcaaaattaaaaacctAAAAATCATTGAGCCTTTAATAGAAGCCATAACGAAGAATTTGAGCCACCGGCACAGCTATGTTAGGAAGAATGCCATCAGCTGCATTCACACGATTATAAAGGAACACGGAGGGGATGTGATACCCAATTCGGTTAAAGAAGTGGAgaagatattatttttagaaaatgaTATATCGACCAAACGTAGTGCACTATCTATGCTGATTGATGTCGACCCGATGACTACCCTGAAGTACATTCTATCTCTGAACGACCAGCTGTACGACACGGCGGATGTCATTCTGCTCGAGGTCATTCACTTGTTTAAGAAGCTGTATATCCCCCACGTGTTTGACAGTTCGTTTCTGCTCATAGGTGACGAGGATGAGGAGGGCGaagcagaggaagaggaagacaaaTCGGGTGGGTACCAATCCGACGGAGAGATCGACCTCTTCGCGTACCTCCTCTCCGGAGAGGAGGCCCCCCTGCAGCAGGGAGGCGCGCCCGTCGGAAAGAGGACCATTCACACCACTGGCATGAACCAAGCGCTTGGCAGCCACCTGCTCAGTGGGAGTAACCCCCTCGGAGGGACACCACACCGCTCAAACGAATCTAGCGGAGGAATGCTAAACGTGCTAAGTGAAGAAATACAATTTAGGAAAAACAAACTATGTGAAAGCGATTACAGTCAATATAAAAGCAACGTGGTAAAGATCCTCCTCAATATGATGAGCAAGAACGTCAGCAACAGTGTGCTGTACGAGGGTGCCTGCTGTTTGCTGTATATGAGTTCCTCCGAGGTTAGCATCAAAACGGCTAGCGAGTGCTTCATAAAGCTTCTAATCAACCAGCATGATAATAACATCAAATTGATTGTCATCGATAGGCTCTACTACATCATGTGCAAGTGGAAGAAGGTCCTCGAAAGCTACGTGATGGACCTACTCCGAGCTTTGAACTTCCCCTCAAGAGATataaaggtaaaaatattaaaccTCGTTCTGCACATTTTAAGTAGCAGAAATGTGCACTTGGTGTTGGGCGTGCTGAAGAAGGAGCTCCTCAAACTTAACACCACAGTGATGTACAGCAAGAATGTCTTTGCCAATGGAGGAGGTGGGAACGGCAACGCGGTGGTAGGTCCCTCCAATGCAGGTGCGAGTGGAGGATCTGCCTCCCCCAGTGGAGCCCCCACCCCCGGTGTGAGCAGCGTAGGAGAAACCAACACCGTTGGGAATAACCTCTCGACGAATTACCAAGAAATGATTAGTTATAAGAAGATACTCCTCAAATCGATGCAACACATATGCAACATGTTTTCGAACGAGTGCCTCAGCATGGTGgatttgcttctcacctACGTGAATGATGAAGAGAGGGAGATAAACTACGAGGCGGCGGTGTGCATTAGGAAATTGGCGAATAACCCCTCCCTCCAGAGTACCATCTTGCAAAAAATCGGAGACGTTATATTTGATGTGAAGCAGCCACACATTCTGAGGATCTTCTTTTGGGTCCTCGGCCAGTACATGCAGGGGGAGGAACTCATTTTGAAATTCCTAGACAAACTGTATGAGCATTTGGTGCCCCTCCTGGGGAGTAACATCCAGTCGGAAACGATTAACCGGTTGCAGAGCGAGAAGTTtaagaagagcaaaatggtGATGAACTTCAACGCGAATTCGTCGCCCGCATCTCCCACCATTCAAACCAAGACGGTCGTGCTGGAGGACGGGACGTACGCCACGGAGGCCGTGTGGAAAAAGCAGAGCGCCGCCGCCCCCGGGGATGACAGCCCCCCCGGAGAGCTAACCCCCTTCGCGTACAATTTGCTAGCAGATAACGACGACTTGCTGCTCTCCGTGCTGTGCGTGTGCATCACCAAGTTGTATTTGAAGCTGGTGGCCGCGGTGGGCGGCGAGCCCTTCCGCTTTTTGGGCGGAGCGGCGAGAAGTGCTGACGGAGGCGCGGTGGACAAGAAATGTGCCACCGCCAGCCCCCCCAAAAGTGCCGCCAACAGCGCAAACGCGTTCCGGAACAAGGGCATCTACATCCTGGCCAGCGTGGTCAAGTACCTGGGGCAGAAGAACGCCAGCAAGAGCGCCCTGGACGCGCACTACAACGACAGCAACGTGGTGAGGGTGAGCCAGTGCCTCAAAATATTCCTCAACGTCACGTGCAGCATGGGCACCCTGGACGACTCGGCGAAGAAGCTCATCCGGACCTTCCTCAGTGGGGATGAGTACTACCAGAAGTTCCTCCACAGGGAGGGCGAGAAGTACAGCAGCGTTTATAGCAGCGTTTACCCCTCCAGTTACCGCCAGCTAGGAGTGCCCCTGCcgggtgcttcccccctcgggGATGCCACCACAGATGGAGATCACCTGGGAGAGGGACCCATGGAGACGCCCAAAGGAGTGACCACCCTACCTCCTCCCCCAACGCAGCCGAAGGAAAACAAGCAAAGTGTAGATGACGAGATATACTTCCGCATtttgaaagagaaaaaaaatgtcttgAACATCCTCGAGGAGAGGTCCACTCTGATGGAGGAGAGGTCCACACTGATGGAGGAACGATCCTCCTCTCTGATGGACGAGCGAGCTGTCCTGATGGAAGAAAATTTGGAGAAGCTGAAGCTGAAATACACCCTGAGCAACGACATCCTTTTTGGGGAAAACGAATTTAAGTTGCCCTCCTTTAAGCACGACTGCTCATCCCTTTTCATGGCAAAGCTCTATAATTCGCAGAGACTCACAGGGACAGACGACGATCTGTTTATTGAGGCCGTCCCCATAGTCTCCAACGTTAACCTGATTGTGgagttttatatttacaatcaGTCGGGTGCCTACTTGCAGAGCATATTCATCAGTCTATCCACCCATGGGAACTTGAAGCCGATCGATAAGATCCCCGAATTTAACCTTGCTCCTAATGAAAAGAGGAAGTTCAAAATCACCGTCAAGGTGCACACCACGGAGGCGGGCATCATCTTCGGCTACGTCTTCTACGaacgcaaaaatgagaatagGAAGAACTACATTGTCCTTAGCGAGCTGCACATTAACATGACTGACTACATCAGCGCCTCCTTCATCTCCTCCCACCTCTTCCGCGTCATGTGGAGCGAGTTCGAGTGGGAGAACAAGATCAACATCAGCACCTCCATCAG GGACGCCTTCGAACTGCTGAAGCTCATCATCAAGCACACCAACATGACCATCGTGGAGAAGTTCATGCCGCTGGAGTACTACGAGAAGGAGGCCAAGAACAGGCCGGAGCAAGCCAACGTCTCCCCCATCGACATTTACATCTCCTACATCTCCAGCCTGGAGGACCTCAAGTGCCTCGTTAACAACTCGGCCTTCTTCGCGGTCAACTTGTTTTCGCGCAGCATTTTCGGCGAGGACTCCCTGGCCAACCTCTCCGTGCAGAAGAACCCCGACGGCCGCCTCTCGGGCAGCATCCGCGTGCGCAGCCGCACCCAG GGAATCGCCCTCAGCCTGGGAGACAAAATCACGCTGGTTCAAACAGGCCTCAGCATGGAGACGCAGTGA
- a CDS encoding ribosomal protein L15, putative (encoded by transcript PVX_085055A): protein MISCCRAVGGLALRRWLLVGPAPACKWHIRAAGVARGVANWAGTNGAAARGALNQRDDRLDRLDADVSPKVGKHFREAFHDGSEKNFECHPFNRRFAYSKRSFFPIEPRNLRTLGVNRQRKKKRGRGDKCPGKGIREKHKHRKSGRPNSRTFESGRTPLYRRLPKWPEAWLSRQKKNYDCLNISKLRYFIEKGRLDVRFPITQRHLHDCRCVKVKNGVKLFNVNDYPFPYKIHIEVASADQSSIDVIKKVGGTVTIVYMERINLRAHVKPFKFEVLPRTARPNLDMIHFLEKMRSRGCLVKYIKPLWLIEEEKRIINEMTEVEESSKLCPEGEQQEGGDEEEQQRRERLLQGYRLQNASGGDQRVAVG, encoded by the coding sequence ATGATAAGCTGCTGCAGAGCGGTGGGCGGCCTGGCGCTGAGGAGGTGGCTGCTCGTGGGCCCCGCCCCCGCGTGCAAATGGCACATTCGCGCGGCAGGGGTGGCAAGGGGGGTGGCCAACTGGGCAGGAACAAACGGCGCGGCGGCAAGGGGAGCGTTAAACCAAAGGGACGACCGCCTTGACCGCCTTGACGCCGACGTGTCGCCGAAGGTGGGCAAGCACTTCCGGGAAGCGTTCCATGACGGGTCCGAAAAGAACTTCGAGTGCCACCCATTCAACAGAAGGTTTGCCTACAGCAAGAGgagcttcttccccatcgAGCCGCGCAATCTGCGTACCCTGGGGGTGAACAggcagaggaagaaaaaaaggggaagaggggaCAAGTGCCCAGGCAAAGGGATTAGAGAAAAGCACAAGCATAGGAAGTCAGGCAGACCAAATAGCCGCACATTTGAAAGTGGAAGGACTCCCTTGTATAGGAGGCTACCCAAGTGGCCAGAGGCCTGGTTAagcaggcaaaaaaaaaactacgaCTGTCTAAACATTTCCAAGCTGAGGTATTTCATTGAAAAGGGAAGACTCGATGTAAGGTTCCCAATCACGCAGAGACATTTGCACGACTGCAGATGtgtaaaagtgaaaaatggggTGAAGCTCTTCAACGTGAATGATTATCCTTTCCCCTATAAGATACATATTGAGGTGGCTAGTGCAGACCAGTCCTCCATcgatgttattaaaaaagtcGGGGGCACTGTAACCATCGTGTATATGGAAAGGATAAATCTCAGGGCCCACGTGAAGCCCTTCAAATTTGAGGTCCTGCCAAGAACGGCTAGACCCAATCTTGACatgattcattttttggagAAGATGAGGAGCAGGGGGTGCCTCGTTAAGTATATAAAGCCTTTGTGGCTGattgaggaggagaagaggatCATCAACGAGATGACCGAGGTGGAGGAGAGCTCCAAGCTCTGCCCCGAGGGAGAGCAGCAAGAGGGGGGCGACGAAGAAGAACAGCAGCGGCGCGAGAGGTTGCTCCAGGGCTACCGCCTGCAAAACGCGAGCGGTGGCGATCAGCGCGTAGCCGTTGGGTGA
- a CDS encoding hypothetical protein, conserved (encoded by transcript PVX_085060A; Apicoplast targeted protein. Curated by Stuart Ralph, Walter and Eliza Hall Institute of Medical Research, Australia.): MKDIAFFFLPAGIGLSCLLLSGVALFQRMAISIQKRSVNFQIYKYQVNVSVSSLVSFYALLRLAFTILELKNHNDEQHTLDPSLHVPNVHRAYLKKMRLQRNFWILLLCSIAWVFYIRFTYLILYYREKVKKSDEEYEAVMVLKGTLNKCTKEVVAPKEGDRVKYSESFREEGLMSASDITTDGNANTPEKSSVLEDGQRKNPGIRQRR, from the coding sequence ATGAAGGACATTGCGTTTTTCTTCCTGCCTGCGGGGATCGGGCTGTCGTGCTTGCTGCTGAGTGGGGTGGCCCTCTTCCAGCGCATGGCCATATCCATTCAAAAGAGGAGCGTCAACTTCCAGATTTACAAGTACCAGGTGAACGTCTCAGTGTCATCCCTAGTCTCCTTTTACGCGTTGCTGCGCCTGGCCTTTACCATCCTAGAGCTGAAGAACCACAACGATGAGCAGCACACGTTAGACCCTTCCCTCCACGTCCCCAACGTGCACAGGGCCTACCTCAAAAAGATGAGACTGCAGAGGAACTTTTGGATCTTGCTCCTCTGCTCAATTGCATGGGTTTTTTACATTCGATTCACCTACCTAATTTTGTACTATCGAGAGAAGGTTAAGAAGAGCGATGAGGAATACGAAGCGGTGATGGTGCTGAAGGGCACGCTCAACAAGTGCACGAAGGAGGTGGTGGCTCCGAAAGAGGGAGACCGAGTTAAGTACAGCGAGAGCTTTCGGGAGGAAGGCCTAATGTCGGCCAGTGACATCACCACGGACGGGAACGCCAACACGCCGGAGAAGTCGTCCGTGCTGGAGGACGGCCAGCGGAAGAACCCCGGCATTCGCCAGCGCcgctga
- a CDS encoding hypothetical protein, conserved (encoded by transcript PVX_085065A), protein MGRPHSSDIFAKYQVELAAGIISKNNYRRVAVQLPDCMLEDSLLLSNAIQGELHKGGGAPLPYSNEPTGMIPPCCGEKSPKGDAPICGKEANSVGSTPSDPPQRSTPDGVDVYILGDTSVNECCEDYVSAEHVQADLLLHYGPSCQSFITPSIPSVYLFSEVKPEEAFYQSVRERFIRSNFPGGGDVCIVLCDVAYTGCMPRLVDAFLEVSGVEAVGGGAARGAGENRAKPLFLVDGRLVGGKSFLRRGGEAATGDAANTAAINSNIVVGLHRVATNVQGKHCYGDHGNYVELDAHEDLAGKYAFFCGRLLTRVLYSPRLGTLLYEVIRTEEMSPPWGTILTNGQAQRTHLFLFANGNVNLRRRCVLEYECCPDRVHICESEQQEGEAEKHLGANGNIEICHFEKKDDLDKLLLKRYSLIEKCKLVDTFGILMANVNLQKSREMKRCLSYILRSRGKKCFTIATNKLNGPKMENFCDVEMYILLSCPEKSFLEIPDFSKKIITPCELFIAYGYVDWHCNYLFEFFNLLAVPSVRSALDGLRGGKYRLWSLGWGAPSLVDVTKGALQSGPSVEGGPSVEGGTTVERGPSVECTPEPSAPVGESPGPSNSLLECHPLVDPSLPIPPEEQKKFITTFDERSPMCRYFLETLVENASREYRGVEMNYNTETVPEVLPGDDGIAQRYEADLRFCG, encoded by the coding sequence ATGGGGCGCCCGCACAGCAGCGACATCTTCGCTAAGTACCAAGTGGAACTAGCCGCGGGGATCAtttcgaaaaataattaccGACGAGTGGCCGTGCAGTTGCCTGACTGCATGCTGGAGGACTCGCTGCTCCTTTCGAATGCCATCCAGGGGGAGCTCCACAAAGGAGGAGGGGCACCTCTCCCTTACAGCAACGAACCAACGGGGATGATCCCCCCATGTTGTGGTGAAAAATCTCCCAAAGGAGATGCACCCATCTGTGGAAAGGAAGCCAACTCAGTTGGAAGCACCCCGAGTGACCCACCCCAAAGGAGCACCCCCGATGGGGTCGACGTGTACATTTTAGGAGACACATCGGTCAACGAATGTTGCGAAGACTACGTAAGTGCTGAACATGTGCAGGCAGATCTTCTTCTGCACTATGGGCCCTCCTGCCAGTCATTCATAACGCCGTCCATTCCGTCAGTCTACCTCTTTAGTGAGGTAAAACCGGAGGAAGCCTTTTACCAATCTGTTAGAGAGCGGTTCATACGGAGCAACTTCCCCGGCGGGGGCGACGTGTGCATCGTGCTGTGCGACGTGGCCTACACGGGGTGCATGCCCCGCTTGGTGGACGCCTTTCTGGAGGTGAGCGGGGTAGAAGCAGtcgggggaggagcagccaGGGGAGCGGGGGAGAACCGAGCGAAGCCGCTTTTCCTGGTGGACGGCCGACTCGTGGGGGGAAAGTCCTTCCTGCGCCGCggcggggaagcggcaacggGGGACGCTGCAAACACCGCCGCGATCAACAGCAACATCGTCGTGGGCTTGCACCGAGTAGCCACCAACGTGCAGGGCAAACACTGCTACGGGGACCACGGGAACTACGTAGAGTTGGACGCGCACGAGGACCTCGCGGGAAAATATGCCTTCTTCTGCGGCAGGCTGCTCACCAGAGTGCTCTACAGCCCCAGACTGGGCACCCTGCTTTATGAAGTGATACGCACAGAGGAGATGTCCCCTCCGTGGGGGACCATCCTAACGAATGGGCAAGCACAAAGGACccatttgtttctttttgcaaacgGGAATGTAAACCTAAGGCGTAGGTGTGTCCTAGAGTACGAGTGTTGCCCCGATAGGGTGCATATATGCGAGTCggagcagcaggagggggaggcagaGAAACATCTCGGGGCAAACGGAAACATTGAAATTTGCCacttcgaaaaaaaagacgacCTGGATAAGCTGCTACTGAAAAGATACAGCCTCATAGAAAAGTGCAAGCTGGTGGATACCTTCGGCATTCTAATGGCCAACGTAAATTTGCAAAAGAGCagagaaatgaaaaggtgCTTAAGCTATATCCTACGGtccagggggaagaagtgttTTACCATTGCTACCAATAAATTGAACGGTCCAAAAATGGAGAATTTCTGCGACGTAGAAATGTACATCCTCTTGTCTTGCCCCGAGAAAAGCTTCCTGGAAATTCccgatttttcaaaaaaaattataacccCATGTGAGCTGTTTATTGCTTATGGGTATGTAGACTGGCACTGCAACTACCTCTTTgagttttttaatttgctcgCTGTGCCCTCTGTGCGTAGCGCGCTGGACGGCCTGCGGGGGGGCAAGTACCGGCTGTGGTCCCTCGGTTGGGGGGCACCCAGCCTGGTCGATGTGACAAAGGGGGCTCTCCAAAGTGGTCCTTCTGTTGAGGGAGGCCCTTCTGTTGAGGGAGGCACTACTGTCGAACGTGGCCCCTCCGTGGAGTGCACCCCTGAACCGTCGGCCCCCGTTGGGGAGTCGCCCGGGCCTAGTAACTCCCTCCTAGAGTGCCACCCCCTCGTCGACCCGTCCCTACCCATCCCCCCGGAAGAACAGAAGAAATTCATAACCACCTTTGACGAAAGGTCGCCCATGTGCAGGTACTTTTTGGAGACTTTGGTGGAGAACGCCTCCCGGGAGTACCGAGGCGTTGAAATGAACTACAACACGGAGACTGTGCCGGAGGTCCTTCCCGGGGACGACGGAATAGCTCAGCGGTACGAGGCCGACCTGCGCTTTTGCGGCTGA